The sequence below is a genomic window from Schistocerca gregaria isolate iqSchGreg1 chromosome 5, iqSchGreg1.2, whole genome shotgun sequence.
TTGAGAGCTTCGTCACTTCAGACTCCTCATCCGCCAAATCCGACTCCGTTATCTGGAGGACCGGCAAATCGCTCTTGTAATGCTTGGTCAGGTAGTCTTCGCGAAAGCTCGCTAGCGCCGATTTGGGGGATTCCAGTTCACCATCTTCCGTGGCACCGTCCACTAACGGCTCCTTTGCGTCAGCCTCCGTCGGTGGAACATCGCTCACAGTCACGTCTGCTCGTTCGGTAGCAGTCGCGGTCTCTACCTTTACGTCGACTTCTACGGTCGGGTTTCCCATTTCTACAGCTGTCACCGGTCGGTTTTGCCCTATTTCGTCCTCCGCGTCACGCTTCGTTTCTTGCGAGACTTCCGCTGCGTCAGTTGAGGTTGCGGTGGGTTCCTTATATTCGCGGATGGTCAGCGTCAACACTTGTGGCGTATTTGCCGCTGGAGCTTCCTCAGACACCAGTTTATCCGAGGGCGACTCTGGCGAGGAAGCAGCCTCGCCTTCTGCTGTAGTCAACTGCACAGTGTAGCTATTccccactttctcttccgaaagttcTGTGATTTGTTGTTCTGTAAGTTCCACCGTCTTAGTGGAGAGCGGCACTGCTTCTGAAGGTGCAGGTCGTTCTGTCCCTTCAGCTGACACCGCCGCATCACTGCTGGGATGGTCTTCAGAGGTGTTTTCAGTCGGTGGCTGGATGGCCTCATCCCTCGGTTTACCTTCGACTCCAGCCTGCCTAGAAGCGTCAGCCCCCACCGACTCAGCGTCATCGACGGCCATGTCTTCACCCTCGGCCAGCGGGGCGACAGCCTCCCGGTCGGCCGGTCCCGCTGCAGAGACAGAAGTCTCCGAGTCGACCGCCACTGCTGCGGGGAAGCCACTACCTTCAGCACTAGCCGCGTCCTCCACTGCTGTCTGCTGTGTCAGGGAGACTTCCGTCACCGGACACTCTTCTGGGCTGCTCGCTGGAGGTGTAGGTGCTGCCACGGTCACCACCACTGTCGTGGTTTCTGTCACCTCTCCCGACGTCGGGGCAACCACCGCCACGCCCACTTCAGCCTGCTGCTCTGCGTTCTTCGTATCGCTTGTCTcctgaaacaaaaataaagatcTACGTTAGGTTCAACTGCCGATATTCCCGAACAACTTCTCCAAGAAATACAAATTTATTCCCATACgtgcaacctcccccccccccctctccctcgaaTGATCAAATAGAACTAATCTCAGATTTCTTTTTGGAGgagttccgaatgcgagtccagtgtgctaaccattacgcCAATATTTTTCGGGAAAAAATATTTGAGTAATGGTTAGCAAACTGGATCCGCATTCGGAATTCCTCCGAAAAATATCGATCCATCTACCAACTACCCGCCTAAAATCCAGGAAACCTATATGGGAAGACGAAGTCCTCAAATTCCCAGAAAGGTACGACATAGCAAGGGTATGGATGCAATACTGGTAGCTGAATAATCACCATCctctcatcactgattttgatcctTCGATACCGGCAGAAGGAATGCAAATGCCCAGAAGAACTTGGTGCAGACTTAATCGTGTGAGGACTAACCACGGCAGGTGTAAGACCATTCTCCACATatggaaactcactgatgacccacGATGCGACTGTGGTGCCTAGGAACAAAGAATCCCTCACCTGGTCTTCGAATGTCCTGCGAGGAGGTTTGAAGGAGAATGGAGGGAtatcatgaatgctactccacgtgctgttcagtgggtgacctgTTTAGCTGTAGACAGGAGAATGGAGAGAtatcatgaatgctactccacgtgctgttcagtgggtgacctgTTTAGATGTGGACTTATAATACCTGCAGCGGTTGTCTCCCTAATCTttcgcatattgttgtttgcaatcaatAATTTAATAATATATTAGTAATTCGTTTATTATGTTAATTAATAGTTTGTGTGGaattttactctgtagatgccatacgctaaataaataaaccatTACGCCACCTCAATCGATCTGTGAAACACAGGCTGAATTACTTTGAAAAGTGGTTAATATCTGTTACAAACTAGTGGTTAGGTGCGAAGAACCAGTCCATAAAGCATTTGTATCCAGTGTTAACCTTGCAGTTATCGCAGTGTATTTTAACGTTTTTATTTGAAATTCCAACCACGCCAACAATCAGCAAACTATTGTCATATTTGAAACTACTGAATAATCAATGGGTATGTGATAACTGCTTGACAGCGTTCCTCGGATATATTCTCACGTtttagtgacacacacacacacacacacacacacacacacacacacacacacacacacacacacacacacgttgttgtATTTTAAATACAATGTAAGTCGCTTAAAAGAAAGCCATACAACATGTAAAGGCGACAACATGAGTGGGGAACTGTTAAGTGACGTCTCTGAATTGTATAATATCTCTGCTTTTGTCATGGAAGATGTTTTGTAACTTCTGTGATATAGAGTTCCGTGTAAATAAACTTGTATGCTACTTGGAGTTAAAAGCACACATTTTCTGCGGCCGAAAGCTGGTAAAATTCGACACAGACGGAAACGCTGGGAATCCGTGGGACGTCTACAATACTTCGAGGGAACTCACATACCGATTTCTAACGACTAAACGGCGAAATTTCTTCACGCGTAACATACAACGCACTCACTCAGGTACGTCATCTACGCATTACAATCTTCAGCTACTGCAATGTATCAGCTTATTGCGCTTATACTAGCTGCTGGAGTAATATTTGAGTAGAGGGTAGAGCTGACCCTGAGCGAGAAAGTTTACCGTTTACGCTTGTCAAGTGCTGCTACCTGTTAGCGAAGCTACAACTACGACTAAACGCGTGCTAAAATATTGAACTATCCAACCACCTTCCGTGTTAAGTTGAAACGTAAAAAATACTGAAGTAACAAACTGTCTTCCTTCAAACGTAAACTACGAACGCAGCGATTCAACGCCAAACGCCTTGTTAACCAAATAAATTCGTTTGACGCTTTCACGCTAAATACTGAGATAGAATAAGTTCGCAGTCGATTGCAGGAAACATTGGTTAGTGCTATCCAGGACTTATTTGACGACCTGGAATACAAATCCGAAGTCTTAGCGTGTGACTATACAAACTCTGAGAAGCAGGCGATCCTGACGGCAAATAGAGCACTGAAGGCACACTTAAGACATCATGGCCGACACGACGAGTTTTGGGGTTTCTTGTGGCAGTCATAGTGTTCGACTGCCGCTTATTAAATCTGCGCCATTTTCTAGTGACACAGAGCACTGAGCTCGTTTCTGAGAACAGTTCCAATCCTTTATCGATACAGATCCTAAATTGCCAACTGTCAACGAACTCGAGGAGAAACCAAGAGTTGGATAAAATGTATCACCGAACTGCAGCTGTTTATGAACAAACGTAGGAAATTTTATGAAGAGTTAGTTCCTTGTTCCATCGATCAAATTCACGAACATGTCAACGGAACACAGGACACTTGTAGCTGGCTATTTACAGTTTTATAATAACTAAATATCTCTAATCAAGAATTTCTCTATCGTATAGGAGTTGTTAAGAAGAAACATTTTTAGTCTACATTTTGAAACACCAGAACTCTTTATCACATAATTTATTTGCATGGGAAGATTGGCAAAGAGTTTTACAGGTATAAATTTCACCCATTTCTGTGACAAATTCAGTCTCATTAATATGTAACACATATCATTTATACCTCTATTGATGTACGTAAAAATATCTCGCTTACTTTCAAACTTGAATTGGTTGTTGATAAAAATTCTTAAGTGAATAACATTGCCAGCTGCTTAAAGAGATACATGCAAGAGGTATATGTGTCAGCTCCACACacaattctaattactttcttttgtgcaaggAATACTTTTGCTTAAGTGAAGATTTACACTATAATATTATTCCAGAATGCCAgtgaaagaaaatatgcaaaacatgttAACTTATTATATCATAGCAATTATTCTTGTGACAAAAGTAGCTACCGTTTTCGGAAGTCTACTATTTGGTTTCGCCAGTATAAGTTTTCATGATATGCACACCTAAGAAATTACAATTTTCTACCCTCTTTTATTACTTTTTGTTGGCAGATTATGTTAGTaggaattccttttttttttcaaagtttaacgcTAGCCCACTTGTGCAGAACTATTCAGTaacttcaataaaaaaaatcatttgctgTTTTTTCCGTTGCTGCTTCTTTGGTAGGTTTCACAACAATGCTTTTATCATCTACAAGTAGGGCTAACTATGCTTTCTGATTCTATTAAGATGGCAGATCATTAACATAAAGCTAGAACAGTAAGAGACTAATCATCGAACCGTCTGCTGCTCCCATTATAATTTCTCTCCATGCAGATGACGTGCCGCCCTCTTCGTGCTACTCGAACAGCCCTATGGTAGCTTTCTACATGCAGTTTATTTATGGAAACCTGGCATTTACAGAACTACATACTCCATAAAATCTTAACTTCCCTAATATAATATTATGActgacacaatcaaatgcctttgattaGTCGCAGGAGATCCTATTATGTGGTATCTTACCGATCAAGATTTTGTTATTTGCTCAGTAAATATATCAATAGCTGATTCATTAGACTGGCTAAGTGTCCCATTGCTTCACATGTGGATGACAGCCCTGCAGTTAATTACCgtctcaaaaattttcgaaaacgATATAAGAAGTGACTCTGGGCGGTAGTTACTGACATTTGTACAGCCATCCTTTCTATACACAGGCCTAAGAATGGCTTTCTGGGAAACAGCCAGACTTAATGATGCATTACAGAAGTGATTAAGAATATTACATATTACAGGTCTACAACTTTTTAGTTTATTGTTGCAGATATTATCCACACCACACCAACTTTTACATTTTAGAGTCATGATGATAAACGTTAtttcaaatgatcaaatgtgttCAATTTTTAAATCACTAAATTTCCTCTGCACTGGTTCTTCAGTGCACTGTTTTGCTTTGTCCTCTGAATTATTTGGACAAGTTTTCTcatgtatttttaaaaaagtaattattaaagATACCTGCTACACAAGAACTCTTTTAAAATAATCCCTTTCTCTTCAACAGAAATAAAGACACTTCCTATACCTTCTTCCCCTAACtgtcttttaataataatccataCTGATTTGCTTTTGCCATCTGATCCGTCAATTTCAGACAAGCTGTACGTACTCCTggattttttataactttccttactaTGTTATAGCACTGTTTACAATAGAAAAGTATTTCTGGGCCGTTACTTGTTATGGCTACCTTGTACACGTATTTTTTTCTTTGTGAAGAGAGAGTGATACTTTATTAATGATCCAATGTTTCTTCAACGACttgaaattatttcatttaactCTGTTTTTAGGAAAACTACTTTCAAATACAAATACGAActcattaagaaaaatgttgaattTTAGAGTTAGCATTAGGCTCGTTGTAAACTACACCCCCATCAACATTCTTTAACCTTAATTAAAATCTTCCGTAGTTTTTATGTTAATCAGGCTCACTGTTTTCTTAGAGCGATGCCCCGTAAGGTCTCTCGTGCGACAGGATGATTGCAAACCGCTCGTTTTAGCATGGCCCCTGCATTCGCAAAACAGTTTAGATTTGGAGTAAATTGAGGCCATTCCATCCGCCTGATTCTATGCTCCACTAGGGACGTAGTCACGAGATTGTGACGATGAGGGCATGCTTTGTCGCCCGTCAGTGTGGATCCGGCTCCAATATGTTCACCAAATGGAGCCTCAATGCGTGCGTGGATGTCGCCCGGGGCACTTCACAGCAGTCATCCTCCCGTGTATTGGCGAAAAAGGTGTCCTGCGGCCATACACGATTTCACTCCAAAATGTGACTGAACTGCCTTGATAAGAGTGGCGGTTTACGATACAGTTAGGGTGTAAAAGTTGTCGTCGTCGTCTCCAAACACGGATATCATTATTGTGAGGTTGATGACTTATACGGATCTCATCAGAAAAGAGCGTTGTGTCCCAATGCTGCCTAGTGCACAAAGAATGGTTACGTTCCCGCGTGACACGAGTCCCTCTCCAAACCCGATTTAGGAGAGGAGCCTTGAGAGGTCTTCCGGCACATAATCCCTGTTCATGGTGCCTATTCCCTGTCGTTAGCGTTGACACCTGCACTGCCGTAGCTGTTGACTCATGTTTACTGTTATACGCAAATATCGTTACTGCTTTTCTTCTGCGGCCACTTCTGTGCGATCCTCAGCTTCTCCTGTCGCCAGACACTTCTTTCACATTCTGGAGGCAACGCTGGGACTCACGACATAAGCTGTGACGCCGACCTGTCTCACTCCATGCTCCATTAGAGTGGCTATGCGGAGCCTCTGGTCGGCATACGTTACTGTTGTCCGAACCATCCTGAGGCAACACAACTCTCGTATGGACGTACAGCCCAAGTGATATGGTTTTCACCGACTGCACATACTGTCCCGTCAATGAAGAACATTCACTGTTTCCGCTACGAAACCATTGTATTGATATTAAAACGTAtttctggatcacaatgtgccaaatTAAAGTTTtagcaatatgcaacatttattttgaccactgtatttTCTGCCACTACACTACATTTATGTATGATCAGTGTTCTATGACTGCGAGCATAATACAGTGTGATTGTGCTGACACGAATATAAAAGTGAATATGTTTCTGTTCTTTTCGTCTTAGTGCTGCTTCCATCACATTTCTGCGCCGTTGCTGTATTGTGAGTAAATGGGAGTTGTGAATCAACGCTGCAAAGAACTTTGCTCATTTGAATTATATTTTTATCAGAAGTGTTTTACAAAAGTGGTTCgctttgtttttgtatgtttttttttgtGTGCAGCAATCTTTTGGAGCAGATAATTCTATTCAGTTTTTGTATCTTGGTGTGTGATTACGTAATTGTAAAAGTCAGGGACATAACAAGTTCACCATGTTTGTATTCTATACTTAATTTTTTGGGTGAGCAATTGAGTCAAACGTGTGTCGCTGCACTAGAATAATTGTAATTTTCGACACGCAAGCAGTGGCAATAGCTCAGGATATTCAATTTTTACGCAGTTCAGTGTTATTTCAAAACGGTCATTCTTTTATTACGTTCTGCTCGCTGCAATAGAAATATCAGAATTAATTCATATAATACTTTAAACGTTTACGATCCAATGGACCCGCAGCGTATAGAATATCTGTTAGAGACTTTCTGTAACAAAACCCAGATTGCTGCTACCCTAGTTTTATAATGTCTACATTTAGTCTagcttgccatcttcagatcatctgcGAAAGTtacataactttttttattttattataatgttggTTAATCATATTTTCGGATATACCGATTTGGTACTTACGTCTATATATCATCAGTGGTCACTGTCTCTCTGTATCGTATACAACGTGGCGTAGCTTAATCTATAAGCTCTCCTGTTGTTTGCTCCTGTTGCTAATGGcccctttttcttattttttatgatgTGAGGTTTTATCGTCGGAAGTGACAGATGGATAGTGGTGACAGTTGGCCACGCATACAGCCCGAAACGATAACTTCAACACACCACAGCAACTTAAACATATGGCATCTTTGGTCAGCTGCCGCAACTGATAATCTGCCAAATCTGACGACTAAACGTCAAATTACACAAGTTACAAGATAGGATCATTAACAACCGAAGCGGACCACAAAACAGCTTATAGCTTACGAGTTCTAAACCTACACCCCACGTTATAATACAAAACTGAGTGACAATGACCAGTGATGACATATGGACGTTTAAGTGCCAAATTTTTATATCCGAAAATATGAttaaacaacattataataaaataaaaagcttATGTAACTTTCGAAGATGGTCTAAAATTGCAATATAACCGAAACAGATCCATCAGAATAAATAGATCATTAAGCTACTATAGCAACAATCTCGATTTTACTTTATAGTTAGTTCGAGAGCTGTTCCGCTACAGGCTGTTCCATACCGCACCTGGCCACGCATGTTTATATTTTCCGTGGTTTCACTAaatgctttaggcaaatgccagggtggtatCTTTTAAAAGGACACGACTGATTACTTCCACTATTCTTTCTCGTTCCGAGCTTGTTGACCGTCTCTCtcatcgactggacgttaaactctaaccttcctttTCCAGTCAGTTAGAACAATGTGGGGAACTGATGTTATCGAAGATCTTTGCATAAGGACCTGCGTTCACTTTACAGTCGGCAATTAATTCAGGAACAAAAACCGGGCCCGACTCCGACAGCTGTTGCAACAATGAGATTCGGGGTATATGGCGAGGCACATTCACGGTGATACCTTGCGCGAAGCACCAGATTGACTACACAGGCCTACGACAGATGATCGCCTTCCGTATAAGCCGGAACCTTCATATCTGCCCGTCGTGGAAACTTCACGAAATGCATGTGAGAGTAGGTAACACGCTATCCGACACTGTTTAAATATTTCCTACATATTCTCCACTGCACAGGTATTCAGTCTTCCGAAAATTTAATTTCAGTTGCTACTTATCATATTCTTCTAATGCTTTTCTTGGCATAAAACATATCATCCTCTCCACTGATCACCACTACCTGACCATCTGCGAAGAACAATGTGTATAAACACTTATCCTTTGCTATCtcaatgatagagcacttgcccaaaaaAGACAaagataccgagttcgagtctggaaccggcacacagttttaacctgccaggaagttacactaACTGTTATTTATCAAACACAATAGGACTACAGCATGAAAAACTGAAGTGTGTATTAATCTGATGTAAACACAAAACTAAATGAAAAGTCGAATACGGTACTTCCCTATTTAAACAGTTTAAGGGTCAaagtgttaaatggttcaaatggctctgagcatcggtGCTATCAGTGAGGTCATCTCAGGGCGACGGGTCGGTCCGATTCCTGCAGAATTGCTGCTCTCGTTTGGAGTAGGGGTCTCTGCAGCGCGATATGATCTTCCTGTGGAGACACTCTATAGTGATAACCTGAACTGCTGCTTCCTACTTGCCGACTCCGGGTCACGACGTATCATACTGTGGTACCGCTCACGTTGGTCATCgctcaaaaattgttgaaatggctctgagcactatgggacttaccatctgaggccatcagtcccctagaacttagaattacttaaacctaactaaactaacgatatcacacacacccgtgcccgaggcaggattcgaacctgcgaccgcagcggtcgcgcggttccagactgaagcgcttagaagcgctcggccacaacggccggctgctcaAAGTGTTAGAAAAGTTCAGTATAGTTAATGATTTCTTGTACGTCTTTTACGAAATAAACTAAGCACCACTGTTTTGAAAAGATCAAGAACAagctaattgaaaaaaaaatgctacCGAGAACTTAGTGCAGATATCTGACGTTGGCAAGCGCGTGTAATACGTCGGTTTACTTTAGTATCTACCACTGACTAGTTTAGCTGAATTCTTGTTCTAAGCCTTCTGGAACATCGCAGAAACGTTAACTTGTTTTTGGTTTGagctcttttttaaataaaagttactGTTATGATATGTAAATTCAAAACTTCTGAAGCGTTGTATTGTTGGCTACTCTAAGCGAATTTTACAAAGGAGCCTCAACTTAAGAGATGTGAGTTGTAGACGTGTCTTCTCCGTCAACCGCCGTTTTTGGAGCCTCGTTTGGGTTGAAAACTCTCCGCAATACCATATCGTCAGTCAACTCCTCTTCAACAGCTAAATTTCTGGCTGTATCGATCCATTCGTCAACTTCTCCTGCTGAAAACGCACTCAATTCATTGGCCGACACAAGATTTACCATTTACATCGCTTTCCATTCGGCTACTTCGACCAGTGTATGGCATATTTTTCTCTAGGTCCTACGCAAAGCTTAGCAGCTTTTGCTCAAACATTCATCTGTAC
It includes:
- the LOC126271976 gene encoding uncharacterized protein LOC126271976 isoform X2, encoding MITRSRKISVDDYPEHLNPFADDNEDLRNNRFNTTGRRRARPSLKDAWETSPSPALDVAVTVRGPTPARPPPPRLSLSPPPPPPSEVQRQPPPRPLTQPPPPQLPAPDATPAGSNWTLAEGGFPQRIPSYRPKKRRAPPPPAAAPAPPTVSVTPPPAETSDTKNAEQQAEVGVAVVAPTSGEVTETTTVVVTVAAPTPPASSPEECPVTEVSLTQQTAVEDAASAEGSGFPAAVAVDSETSVSAAGPADREAVAPLAEGEDMAVDDAESVGADASRQAGVEGKPRDEAIQPPTENTSEDHPSSDAAVSAEGTERPAPSEAVPLSTKTVELTEQQITELSEEKVGNSYTVQLTTAEGEAASSPESPSDKLVSEEAPAANTPQVLTLTIREYKEPTATSTDAAEVSQETKRDAEDEIGQNRPVTAVEMGNPTVEVDVKVETATATERADVTVSDVPPTEADAKEPLVDGATEDGELESPKSALASFREDYLTKHYKSDLPVLQITESDLADEESEVTKLSNALPVLHISEEDLRDKPQAEEASEAANGPSPAVRGEPSPRRSLDGGGRRESPQPPPRQSSAQELNSKIYFRVLPPLAAAGGPPQLKTFGPPASPPGRGPKPQPPLRNGVAAPAPASVSGDASPPRTKSPLPTPRRRHQPVPRDA